In Sphingobacterium sp. PCS056, the following proteins share a genomic window:
- a CDS encoding STM3941 family protein codes for MVDIQFKNSKISTGIFLCIAFIALLLFFIFNSSNSYAPILLFLIFVTLHILYFHKIRFWIEHKKGRPGLSIEEQGLVNNTADTPIFIPWNDIQTFETGFYRAQNQIFIQVKDEKKYDQVKRTAYLTALNAIGRFFRSKPDLLWIDVDVLAISEPQLLLLLQTRLKAYGEANR; via the coding sequence ATGGTAGATATACAATTTAAGAACAGTAAAATTAGTACAGGTATTTTCCTATGTATAGCCTTTATTGCGCTTTTACTTTTCTTTATTTTTAACTCGTCAAACAGCTATGCTCCCATACTACTATTTTTAATATTCGTCACGCTTCATATCTTATATTTTCATAAAATTAGGTTCTGGATCGAACATAAAAAAGGAAGACCAGGATTAAGCATAGAAGAACAAGGACTAGTAAATAACACAGCAGATACCCCCATTTTTATTCCTTGGAATGATATTCAAACTTTTGAAACTGGCTTTTATCGCGCGCAGAATCAAATCTTTATCCAGGTTAAGGATGAGAAAAAATATGACCAAGTTAAACGTACGGCTTACTTAACTGCTTTAAATGCGATAGGTCGTTTTTTCAGATCAAAACCTGATTTACTTTGGATCGATGTTGATGTTTTAGCGATTTCTGAACCACAACTTTTGCTGTTACTTCAAACTCGATTAAAAGCATATGGTGAAGCGAATCGGTGA